The Acidimicrobiia bacterium region ATCCCGGTGATCGGGTCCTCGTCAAGGACGTGATCGCAGATGCCATGCTGCAGCAGATCCTGACCCGGCCGGCGGAATACGAAGTACTGGCGACCATGAACCTCAACGGCGACTTCATCTCCGATGCCCTGGCCGCCCAGGTCGGCGGAATCGGTATCGCACCCGGAGGCAACATCAACTACGAGACCGGTATTGCGGTGTTCGAGGCCACCCACGGCACGGCTCCGAAGTACGCGGGCATGGACAAGGTCAACCCCGGCTCGGTGATCCTCTCCGGCGAGTTGATGTTCCGCTACATGGGATGGCCGGAGGTATCCGACCTGATCGTCAAGGGACTCGAAGCCGCGATTGCCGAGAAGATCGTCACCTATGACTTTGCCCGTCTGATGGAGGGCGCCACCGAGGTCAAGACCTCCGAATTTGCGCAGGCAATGATCGATCGGATGTAGGCATTGTCGGTCACCCGGGCGTTCGGCGCATCCGGGTGGTGAGGGGCAGTAGGCCGTAGGCAGTCGTGTGGACGGGGTCTACTTGCCTACTGCCTATGGCCCATAGCTTGGTTCAACGACCGGCAAAATCGTTCACCCCCGAGCGATGTGGCCCTGCGGCAGGCGCAGATGCTGGCCCCTCTATCCTCTATCTCATGTCATTTGATCTCGACCACGTCGCCATTGGTTTGCACGACATCACAGAGACGCTTTTCGCCCTCGTCGGAGAACTCGGCGGCGTGCCGATTCACGGAGGGGAGATCGTCGGGTTCCGATCCATGCAGATCCGGCTCGGAGATGGCCAACGGGGGATGACCGTCGAACTCCTGGAACCGTTCAACGTGCATCTCAACGACTTCCTGGCCCGGTTCCTCGCCCGCAGCGGTGTCGGCCCTCATCACCTGACGTTCAAGGTGAAGGACATCGCCGCTGAACTCGAACGACTCGAAGACCTCGGGTACCAGCCGATCAACGTCAACCTCTCCAACGAGATGTGGCAAGAGGCGTTCCTGCATCCCAAAGATGCCCATGGGACGGTGGTGCAGATCGCCCAACCCGGGATGCACACCCCGATGGCAACGTTGCTGGCCGACTCGCTCGCCGGGCGCCCGCACGCGATGACTGAGTGGTGGCCGCAACCGCCGGCACGGGCGGCGCATCCCGTGACCCTGGAACGGGTTGTCCTCAACACACCAGCTCCCGAGGCCGCGCAAGCGTTCTTCATCGAGGTGCTGGGCGGATCGCCCGACCCTGAGTGTGCAGATGAATGCCAGGTCGTCTGGCCGGGTGGCGCTCGTCTCGCCCTGGAGCATCACCCGGACACGGCGCCGGGCATCGATCGTTTCGAGCTCACGGGCCGGGAGCCGGGGGAGCGGGTCATCGGCGGGACGAAGTTCCGATTCATAGGAGGTTCTAGGTTCTGAGTTATAGGTTTTGTCGTCGCCACGGTGCTGGCCGCACTCAGAACCTACAACCTAGAACCTAGTGGTCTGTCGCGGATTCAGTGATCTGGTTGAGGGCGGCTCGTCCTCGTTTGACTTTGGCAATGATTT contains the following coding sequences:
- a CDS encoding VOC family protein → MSFDLDHVAIGLHDITETLFALVGELGGVPIHGGEIVGFRSMQIRLGDGQRGMTVELLEPFNVHLNDFLARFLARSGVGPHHLTFKVKDIAAELERLEDLGYQPINVNLSNEMWQEAFLHPKDAHGTVVQIAQPGMHTPMATLLADSLAGRPHAMTEWWPQPPARAAHPVTLERVVLNTPAPEAAQAFFIEVLGGSPDPECADECQVVWPGGARLALEHHPDTAPGIDRFELTGREPGERVIGGTKFRFIGGSRF